The following proteins are co-located in the Paenibacillus sp. FSL H8-0079 genome:
- a CDS encoding ABC transporter permease, with protein sequence MQTKASTRNAYLIPYVLWMVLFVVAPVLLVIYYSFFDVEGNFTFGNYARFFTPVYLQMTLSSFWYAFLITAFSLLISYPTAYMLTRTKHKQLWLLLIILPSWINLLLKAYAFIGLFGTYGLTNSLLEVVGIGTQQILFTDFSFIFVSVYIFIPFMILPIFNALEEMNPSLIYAARDLGASSWLTFRRVIFPLTISGVKSGCQAVFIPALSLFMITRLIAGNRVITLGTAIEQHFLVTQDWGMGSTIAVFLIIAMAIIMFLTGSGKKEVRNGKKRKAV encoded by the coding sequence ATGCAGACTAAGGCCAGCACACGCAATGCGTATCTGATTCCATATGTATTATGGATGGTGTTGTTTGTTGTGGCGCCGGTTCTGCTGGTCATCTATTATTCATTCTTCGATGTAGAGGGCAACTTTACGTTTGGCAACTACGCCCGGTTCTTCACACCGGTGTACTTACAGATGACGCTCAGTTCGTTCTGGTATGCATTTCTGATTACGGCGTTCTCGCTGCTAATCTCCTACCCGACAGCGTATATGCTGACCCGGACGAAGCACAAGCAGCTATGGTTGCTGCTGATCATTCTGCCAAGCTGGATCAATCTCTTGTTAAAAGCGTACGCCTTCATCGGCCTGTTCGGAACGTACGGCCTGACCAACTCTCTACTTGAAGTCGTGGGTATTGGTACACAGCAGATTTTGTTCACCGACTTCAGCTTTATCTTTGTCTCGGTGTACATCTTCATTCCATTCATGATTCTGCCGATCTTCAATGCGTTGGAAGAGATGAATCCATCGTTAATCTACGCGGCGCGGGATCTGGGGGCCTCGTCGTGGCTGACTTTCCGCCGGGTTATCTTTCCACTGACCATTAGTGGAGTAAAATCAGGCTGTCAGGCTGTATTTATTCCTGCGCTGTCTCTGTTCATGATTACCCGCCTCATTGCGGGGAACCGTGTAATTACGCTGGGAACAGCGATTGAACAGCATTTTCTCGTCACCCAGGACTGGGGGATGGGTTCAACGATTGCCGTCTTTTTGATTATTGCGATGGCGATTATTATGTTCCTGACTGGATCAGGCAAGAAGGAGGTGCGTAATGGGAAGAAACGGAAAGCTGTCTAA
- a CDS encoding ABC transporter permease, which produces MGRNGKLSNVYLAVVFAILYAPIAYLIFYSFNSGGHMRSFEGFTLEWYREVFADTRLLIIVLNTFIIALLSSAISTILGVAGALAIYHVRRKRTKNTLLSLNNVLIVSPDVIIGASFLILFTMIGIKLGFISVLLSHIAFSVPIVVIMVLPKLQEMSPTLMDAARDLGAGSWQILTRVVLPYVKPGIFAGFFMALTYSLDDFAVTFFVTGNGYSTLSVEIYSRARQGVSLSINALSTLLFLLTVLLVVGYYFINRRATRIPPGGKGLRP; this is translated from the coding sequence ATGGGAAGAAACGGAAAGCTGTCTAACGTCTACCTAGCCGTTGTATTCGCCATACTGTACGCACCGATTGCGTACCTGATCTTCTATTCCTTCAATAGTGGCGGCCATATGCGCAGCTTCGAAGGATTCACGCTCGAATGGTACAGAGAGGTGTTCGCCGATACACGGCTGCTCATCATCGTGCTGAATACATTTATCATTGCGCTGCTGTCATCAGCGATCTCGACAATCCTTGGTGTTGCAGGAGCACTGGCAATCTACCATGTGCGTCGCAAACGGACCAAAAATACGTTGTTGTCACTCAATAACGTGCTCATCGTGAGTCCCGATGTCATCATTGGTGCATCATTCCTGATTCTGTTCACCATGATTGGCATCAAACTGGGCTTCATTTCGGTCCTGCTGTCTCATATCGCATTCAGTGTACCGATCGTTGTAATCATGGTACTGCCAAAGCTGCAGGAAATGAGCCCAACACTGATGGATGCAGCGCGCGATCTGGGCGCTGGTTCATGGCAGATTCTGACGCGCGTGGTGTTGCCATACGTGAAACCGGGTATTTTTGCTGGATTCTTCATGGCATTGACGTACTCGCTCGATGATTTTGCAGTAACATTCTTCGTCACGGGTAATGGGTACTCTACACTCTCTGTAGAAATATACTCCAGAGCAAGGCAGGGTGTATCGTTGTCAATCAACGCGCTATCAACCCTCTTGTTCCTGCTCACGGTGCTGCTGGTAGTCGGATATTACTTCATTAACCGCCGTGCAACACGGATACCACCCGGAGGAAAGGGGCTGCGTCCATGA